A genomic stretch from Thermomonospora umbrina includes:
- a CDS encoding APC family permease — protein MTETETVSGAHVPVGLRRVIGRRVLVLFVVGDILGAGIYALVGEVAGEVGGALWLPFLVAFLLAALTATSYAELVGKYPRAAGAALYANKAFGVPFVTFLVAFAVMMSGITSAGAAARAFGGRYLAEFVTLPVLVGAFGFLALVTAVNLAGISESIKVNVALTCVEAFGLLVIMAIGASTLLGGDGDPGRALEFDPEGGALLGVLGGTALAFFALLGFEDSVNLAEEARDPVRDYPWALFGGLAIAGVIYLGVAFTATMVVDTSVLRSSTGPLLEVVEVAGIGFPPKAFALIALLAVGNSALINMIMASRVVYGMARERIVPSVFAIVHPTRATPWPAIAFTVAIAVALVSTGDIGGLADTTVLLLLCVFTLVNVCVLVLRRDGVEHRHFRAPTWMPVLGAAASLFLALPFTGREGAVYLRAAVLIGVGVLLWLLNRMFVGRVENVDVSRIGPGGP, from the coding sequence ATGACGGAGACGGAGACGGTGTCGGGGGCGCACGTGCCCGTCGGGTTGCGGCGGGTGATCGGGCGTCGGGTGCTGGTGCTGTTCGTGGTGGGGGACATCCTCGGGGCCGGCATCTACGCGTTGGTGGGGGAGGTCGCCGGTGAGGTCGGCGGCGCGTTATGGCTGCCGTTCCTGGTGGCGTTCCTGTTGGCGGCGCTGACCGCGACCTCGTACGCGGAGCTGGTGGGCAAGTATCCGCGGGCGGCCGGGGCGGCGCTGTACGCCAACAAGGCGTTCGGGGTTCCGTTCGTGACGTTCCTGGTGGCGTTCGCGGTGATGATGAGCGGGATCACGTCGGCGGGGGCGGCGGCGCGGGCGTTCGGCGGGCGGTACCTGGCCGAGTTCGTGACGCTGCCGGTGCTGGTGGGGGCGTTCGGCTTCCTGGCGCTGGTGACGGCGGTGAACCTGGCGGGGATCTCCGAGTCGATCAAGGTCAATGTCGCGCTGACGTGCGTCGAGGCGTTCGGACTGTTGGTGATCATGGCGATCGGGGCGTCCACGCTGCTCGGCGGGGACGGCGATCCCGGGCGGGCGCTGGAGTTCGACCCGGAGGGCGGGGCGCTGCTCGGGGTGCTCGGCGGGACGGCGCTGGCGTTCTTCGCGCTGCTCGGGTTCGAGGACTCGGTCAACCTGGCCGAGGAGGCCCGCGACCCCGTCCGCGACTACCCGTGGGCGCTGTTCGGCGGGCTGGCGATCGCCGGGGTGATCTACCTGGGGGTCGCGTTCACCGCCACCATGGTGGTCGACACGTCCGTTCTGCGCTCGTCCACCGGGCCGTTGCTGGAGGTCGTGGAGGTGGCGGGGATCGGCTTCCCGCCCAAGGCGTTCGCCCTGATCGCGCTGCTGGCGGTGGGCAACTCCGCGCTGATCAACATGATCATGGCGTCCCGGGTGGTGTACGGGATGGCCCGCGAGCGCATCGTGCCGTCGGTGTTCGCGATCGTGCACCCGACGCGGGCGACACCCTGGCCGGCGATCGCGTTCACGGTCGCGATCGCGGTCGCCCTGGTGAGCACCGGCGACATCGGCGGCCTGGCCGACACCACCGTGCTGTTGCTGCTGTGCGTGTTCACGCTGGTCAACGTGTGCGTGCTCGTCCTGCGCCGGGACGGGGTCGAGCACCGGCACTTCCGGGCGCCGACCTGGATGCCGGTGCTGGGCGCCGCCGCCAGCCTGTTCCTGGCGCTGCCGTTCACCGGCCGCGAGGGGGCCGTCTATCTGCGCGCGGCCGTCTTGATCGGAGTCGGCGTGCTGCTGTGGCTGCTGAACCGGATGTTCGTCGGAAGGGTCGAGAACGTCGACGTGTCGCGCATCGGTCCGGGCGGGCCCTGA
- a CDS encoding DNA gyrase/topoisomerase IV subunit B, with amino-acid sequence MTAALTAENEAPAHDDPHGYSARHLSVLEGLEAVRKRPGMYIGSTDSRGLIHCLWEIVDNCVDEALAGYCTRITVVLHADGSYEVGDDGRGIPVDIEPKTGLPGVELVMTRLHAGGKFGGVSYTASGGLHGVGASVVNALSARLDVEVDRDGQTHAMSFKRGLPGEFAAPGPERRFKKRSGMRQIAKVPRNLTGTRVRFWPDLQIFLKDATVETGLVMDRMRQTAFLVPGLEISVRDERAEEPTEETFRFDGGISEFTSFLAKDEPVCDVLRIQGRGHFTETVPVLDDQGHLTPTDVERDLEVDVAIRWGTGYDTVCKSFVNVIATPKHGTHVSGFDRALVRTVNDQLRATKLLKNGDDPVLKEDVLEGLTAVVTVRLPEPQFEGQTKEVLGTSAATRIVAQVVSKGLKESFENPRRAAKQQMRAVLEKIASAAKTRIAARTQRDNQRRKNALENSALPAKLVDCRTTDDRSELFIVEGDSALGTAKLARNSEFQALLPIRGKILNVQKASVADMLKNTECAAIIQVIGAGSGRTFDIDAARYGRIILMADADVDGAHIRCLLLTLIYRYMRPMLEAGRVFAAVPPLHRIQLTNPKRGQDKYVYCYTDGELRKKLVEFERRGVRWKEPVQRYKGLGEMDADQLAETTMDPRHRMLRRIRVEDAEDAAKIFDLLMGSEVAPRREFITAGAAELDAERIDT; translated from the coding sequence TTGACCGCCGCCCTGACTGCCGAGAACGAAGCTCCCGCCCACGACGATCCCCACGGCTACTCCGCCCGGCACCTGTCGGTCCTGGAGGGCCTCGAGGCCGTGCGCAAGCGGCCGGGCATGTACATCGGGTCCACCGACAGCCGGGGCCTCATCCACTGCCTCTGGGAGATCGTCGACAACTGCGTCGACGAGGCGCTCGCGGGATACTGCACGCGGATCACGGTGGTGCTGCACGCCGACGGCTCCTACGAGGTGGGCGACGACGGCCGCGGCATCCCGGTCGACATCGAGCCCAAGACGGGGCTGCCGGGTGTCGAGCTGGTGATGACCAGGCTGCACGCGGGGGGCAAGTTCGGCGGCGTCTCCTACACCGCCTCCGGGGGTCTGCACGGGGTCGGCGCGTCCGTGGTCAACGCGCTGTCGGCCCGGCTCGACGTCGAGGTCGACCGCGACGGCCAGACCCACGCGATGAGCTTCAAGCGGGGGCTGCCGGGCGAGTTCGCCGCCCCCGGGCCCGAGCGGCGCTTCAAGAAGCGGTCGGGCATGCGGCAGATCGCCAAGGTCCCCCGCAACCTCACCGGCACCCGGGTCCGGTTCTGGCCCGACCTGCAGATCTTCCTCAAGGACGCCACGGTCGAGACCGGCCTGGTCATGGACCGGATGCGGCAGACCGCGTTCCTGGTCCCCGGGCTGGAGATCTCGGTCCGCGACGAGCGCGCCGAGGAGCCCACCGAGGAGACCTTCCGCTTCGACGGCGGCATCAGCGAGTTCACCTCGTTCCTGGCCAAGGACGAGCCCGTCTGCGACGTGCTGCGCATCCAGGGCCGCGGCCACTTCACCGAGACCGTCCCGGTCCTCGACGACCAGGGGCACCTCACGCCCACCGACGTCGAACGCGACCTGGAGGTCGACGTCGCGATCCGCTGGGGCACCGGCTACGACACCGTCTGCAAGTCGTTCGTCAACGTGATCGCCACGCCCAAGCACGGCACCCACGTGTCCGGCTTCGACCGCGCCCTCGTCCGCACGGTCAACGACCAGCTCCGCGCCACCAAGCTGCTCAAGAACGGCGACGACCCCGTCCTCAAGGAGGACGTGCTGGAGGGCCTCACGGCCGTCGTCACCGTCCGCCTCCCCGAGCCCCAGTTCGAGGGCCAGACCAAGGAGGTCCTGGGCACCTCGGCGGCCACCCGGATCGTCGCCCAGGTCGTCTCCAAGGGCCTCAAGGAGTCCTTCGAGAACCCCCGGCGCGCCGCCAAGCAGCAGATGCGGGCCGTGCTGGAGAAGATCGCCTCCGCCGCCAAGACCCGCATCGCCGCCCGCACCCAGCGCGACAACCAGCGCCGCAAGAACGCCCTGGAGAACTCGGCGCTCCCCGCCAAGCTGGTCGACTGCCGCACCACCGACGACCGCAGCGAGCTGTTCATCGTCGAGGGCGACTCGGCCCTGGGCACCGCCAAGCTGGCCCGCAACTCCGAGTTCCAGGCGCTCCTGCCGATCCGCGGCAAGATCCTCAACGTGCAGAAGGCGTCCGTCGCCGACATGCTCAAGAACACCGAGTGCGCCGCGATCATCCAGGTGATCGGCGCCGGCTCGGGCCGCACCTTCGACATCGACGCCGCCCGCTACGGCCGCATCATCCTCATGGCCGACGCCGACGTCGACGGCGCCCACATCCGCTGCCTGCTGCTCACCCTCATCTACCGCTACATGCGCCCCATGCTGGAGGCCGGTCGCGTCTTCGCCGCCGTGCCGCCCCTGCACCGCATTCAGCTCACCAACCCCAAGCGCGGCCAGGACAAGTACGTCTACTGCTACACCGACGGCGAGCTCCGCAAGAAGCTCGTCGAGTTCGAACGCCGCGGCGTCCGCTGGAAGGAGCCGGTCCAGCGCTACAAGGGCCTCGGTGAGATGGACGCCGACCAGCTCGCCGAGACCACCATGGACCCGCGCCACCGCATGCTCCGCCGCATCCGCGTCGAGGACGCCGAGGACGCGGCCAAGATCTTCGACCTCCTCATGGGCAGCGAGGTCGCGCCCCGTCGCGAGTTCATCACCGCCGGCGCCGCCGAACTGGACGCCGAACGCATCGACACGTGA
- a CDS encoding DUF7455 domain-containing protein: protein MTGALAPTKPLSAADRCDRCGAQAYVRAVLVGGGDLLFCAHHGRKYSESLRASGADIHDETDRLKETPAAAQTDER, encoded by the coding sequence GTGACCGGAGCCCTTGCCCCAACAAAGCCGCTCTCGGCCGCCGACAGGTGCGACCGCTGCGGTGCTCAGGCCTACGTTCGTGCAGTCCTTGTAGGCGGCGGCGACCTTCTGTTCTGCGCCCACCACGGGCGTAAGTACAGCGAGTCGCTCCGTGCCTCTGGGGCGGACATCCACGACGAGACCGACCGGCTCAAGGAAACCCCGGCCGCCGCTCAGACCGACGAGCGGTAG
- a CDS encoding YaaA family protein, which yields MLIVLPPSEGKASGGDGPPLDLAGLSHPGLNPTRERVLAALAEVCCRDDAQHVLGLTEGQRDEALERNLALYEAPTLPVSRLYTGVLYDRLALASLDERAMRAAEEQIVILSGLWGALRLTDRIPPYRLAMAVSLPPLGRLASAWRPALEEALKPQGLVVDMRSAPYAVAWRPPAPAVSVRVFRERILYGVPKRTVVSHMAKATRGGVAHDLLKAGADPATPEELLKIVCGLGHTAELSPDGAFLDVILHS from the coding sequence GTGCTGATCGTGCTGCCGCCATCGGAAGGCAAGGCCTCCGGGGGCGACGGACCGCCGCTCGACCTGGCGGGGCTGAGCCACCCGGGGCTCAACCCGACGCGGGAGCGGGTGCTGGCGGCGCTGGCCGAGGTCTGCTGCAGGGACGACGCCCAGCACGTGCTGGGGCTCACCGAGGGCCAGCGGGACGAGGCCCTGGAGCGCAACCTGGCGCTCTACGAGGCCCCCACGCTGCCCGTCTCGCGCCTGTACACCGGTGTGCTCTACGACCGTCTCGCGCTGGCGTCCCTGGACGAGCGGGCCATGCGCGCGGCCGAGGAGCAGATCGTGATCCTCTCGGGGCTGTGGGGCGCGCTGCGGCTCACCGACCGGATCCCGCCCTACCGGCTGGCCATGGCGGTCTCGCTGCCGCCCCTGGGCAGGCTGGCGTCGGCATGGCGCCCCGCGCTGGAGGAGGCGCTGAAGCCGCAGGGCCTGGTGGTGGACATGCGCTCGGCGCCGTACGCCGTCGCCTGGCGGCCGCCGGCGCCCGCGGTGTCGGTCCGGGTGTTCCGCGAGCGCATCCTGTACGGGGTGCCCAAGCGCACGGTGGTGAGCCACATGGCCAAGGCCACGCGCGGAGGGGTGGCCCACGACCTCCTCAAGGCCGGGGCGGACCCGGCGACACCCGAGGAGCTGCTCAAGATCGTCTGCGGTCTGGGCCACACCGCCGAGCTCAGCCCCGACGGCGCGTTCCTGGACGTGATCCTGCACTCCTGA